In the genome of Halapricum salinum, one region contains:
- a CDS encoding chemotaxis protein CheW: MTDATNQVLEFELGEETYCVSIDYVTEIVDVGELTSVPNSPPHVEGVMDLRGRTTSIIDPKVVFDIGDEGEAARIIVFDPEIAGDDQGAVGWLVDEVYQVSQVDPGNVDRSPTSEDVRSIKGVVKRDGEFIIWVDPTAIRTS, from the coding sequence ATGACAGACGCAACGAACCAGGTACTCGAGTTCGAACTCGGGGAAGAGACCTACTGCGTGAGCATCGACTACGTGACGGAGATCGTCGACGTCGGCGAGTTGACGTCGGTCCCGAACTCGCCCCCTCACGTCGAGGGAGTGATGGACCTACGCGGGCGAACGACCTCGATCATCGATCCCAAGGTCGTCTTCGACATCGGAGACGAGGGCGAGGCCGCACGGATCATCGTCTTCGACCCGGAGATCGCCGGCGACGACCAGGGAGCCGTCGGCTGGCTCGTCGACGAGGTGTACCAGGTCAGCCAGGTCGACCCCGGGAACGTCGACCGCTCGCCGACCAGCGAGGACGTCCGCTCGATCAAAGGGGTGGTCAAACGCGACGGCGAGTTCATCATCTGGGTCGATCCGACGGCGATCCGGACGTCCTGA
- a CDS encoding RAD55 family ATPase, protein MIELTKTGIEGLDSILNGGIVKDSTTLVSGNPGAGKSILGLQYVYNGVDMFDEKGIYLSFEENKADLREAAEAIGFDKWPEYVESGDILVYDKKELLRENDFSSSLDLLLEDFQDNDYERLVLDSLAMFNLFFDDEKERRTYLLKFSDILKQNGLTTLMTNEQGAVFPKADIGLENYLTDGNIYLLQTPTESGVNRYVWVAKMRKQNIETDIFPMEISWGGITVHENASAFSMMNQGESSPIK, encoded by the coding sequence ATGATCGAACTCACAAAGACAGGGATCGAAGGACTCGATTCGATCCTCAACGGTGGCATCGTGAAGGACTCGACGACGCTCGTCAGTGGCAACCCCGGGGCCGGCAAGAGCATCCTCGGCCTGCAGTACGTCTACAACGGCGTGGACATGTTCGACGAGAAGGGGATCTACCTCTCCTTCGAGGAGAACAAGGCAGATCTCCGGGAGGCCGCAGAGGCCATCGGCTTCGACAAGTGGCCCGAGTACGTCGAGAGCGGCGACATTCTCGTCTACGACAAGAAAGAGCTCCTCCGAGAGAACGACTTCTCCTCGTCGCTCGACCTCCTGCTCGAAGACTTCCAGGACAACGACTACGAACGGCTGGTGCTGGACTCCCTGGCGATGTTCAACCTCTTTTTCGACGACGAGAAAGAGCGCCGGACCTACCTGCTGAAGTTCTCTGACATCCTCAAGCAGAACGGTCTCACCACGCTCATGACCAACGAGCAAGGCGCGGTCTTCCCGAAGGCTGATATCGGCCTCGAAAACTACCTCACCGACGGGAACATCTACCTCCTGCAGACGCCCACCGAATCGGGCGTCAACCGCTACGTTTGGGTCGCGAAGATGCGCAAACAGAACATCGAGACCGACATCTTCCCGATGGAGATCTCCTGGGGCGGCATTACCGTCCACGAGAACGCCAGCGCCTTCTCGATGATGAACCAGGGCGAATCCTCGCCGATCAAATAG
- a CDS encoding winged helix-turn-helix domain-containing protein, with protein MASVDLLRTLGNKYSAEILDAADEPRSAQDLSDELDIPIATCYRRIDELTEHGLLELHDSILSDDRRRIKVYRRNVESVSVQFDEALSIAVEERSEVTNKLDEAWRTLSEG; from the coding sequence ATGGCTTCGGTGGATCTGCTTCGGACGTTGGGGAACAAATACAGTGCGGAAATTCTGGACGCTGCGGACGAACCGCGATCGGCACAGGATCTCAGCGACGAACTCGACATCCCCATCGCGACGTGTTACCGCCGAATCGACGAGCTGACCGAACACGGACTCCTCGAACTGCACGACAGTATCCTTTCGGACGACCGTCGACGGATCAAAGTCTATCGCCGAAACGTCGAATCGGTCTCGGTTCAGTTCGACGAAGCGTTATCAATCGCTGTGGAAGAACGGTCGGAAGTGACGAACAAGCTAGACGAAGCCTGGCGGACGTTATCCGAGGGGTGA
- a CDS encoding DUF7521 family protein, whose amino-acid sequence MIELLYAVLTLIFVVAGLTMVGMAMRAYVQTSRQAMLHLSLGFALAVAGAAATMISAFLNDFEQTQSLLLVNSGLTTFGYLFVMYSLVSYES is encoded by the coding sequence ATGATCGAACTCCTCTACGCCGTCCTGACGCTCATCTTCGTCGTGGCTGGCCTGACGATGGTCGGTATGGCCATGCGCGCGTACGTACAAACCTCTCGCCAGGCGATGTTACACCTCTCGCTTGGATTCGCTCTTGCCGTCGCGGGCGCGGCCGCGACGATGATCAGTGCGTTCCTGAACGACTTCGAACAGACCCAGTCACTGCTACTCGTCAACAGTGGGTTGACGACGTTCGGCTATCTCTTCGTGATGTACAGTCTCGTCAGCTACGAGTCCTGA
- a CDS encoding archaellin/type IV pilin N-terminal domain-containing protein yields the protein MFERTDDEDTDRGQVGIGTLIVFIAMVLVAAIAAGVLINTAGFLQSSAEESGEQASNQVTNRLVEVSTVGTVNGDTVDSIEITTRLAPGSNDVDLDGATMQWVTAGSSSNLVSDNSGDSGNADGTFTYETLRDDDSSISNDNTLNDPVDRAIITVDLSGSNIDSPLDAGESATLTVSTQSGGETTLTLVVPDSLSGKSSVSL from the coding sequence ATGTTCGAACGAACTGACGACGAAGACACTGACCGCGGGCAGGTCGGGATCGGCACCCTCATCGTGTTCATCGCGATGGTGCTGGTCGCCGCCATCGCCGCGGGCGTACTGATCAACACTGCTGGGTTCCTCCAGAGCAGTGCCGAAGAGAGCGGCGAACAGGCATCCAACCAGGTCACCAACCGACTCGTCGAAGTCAGCACCGTCGGGACTGTCAACGGTGACACAGTCGATTCGATCGAGATCACGACGCGACTGGCGCCGGGATCGAACGACGTCGACCTCGACGGCGCGACCATGCAGTGGGTCACCGCCGGCTCGAGCAGCAACCTCGTCTCGGACAACAGCGGCGACTCGGGCAACGCTGACGGTACCTTCACCTACGAGACGCTTCGAGACGACGACAGCTCCATCAGCAACGACAACACCCTCAACGACCCAGTCGACCGCGCGATCATCACGGTCGACCTGTCCGGTAGCAATATCGACTCTCCGCTCGACGCCGGTGAGAGTGCAACGCTCACCGTCAGCACCCAGTCCGGTGGCGAGACCACCCTGACGCTGGTCGTGCCCGACTCCCTCTCCGGAAAGTCCTCGGTCAGCCTGTAA
- a CDS encoding archaellin/type IV pilin N-terminal domain-containing protein — protein MFERTDDEDTDRGQVGIGTLIVFIAMVLVAAIAAGVLINTAGFLQSSAEESGEQASNQVTNRLVEVSTVGTVGDVSGDAAVTEIEITTRLAPGSNDVDLDGATMQWVTAGSSNNLVSSNIYESGDNADGVFSYETLRDDDTSISGDNTLNDPVDRAIITVSINDQNTEDINSPLEPGESATLTISTQSGGETTLTLVVPDSLSGKSSVSL, from the coding sequence ATGTTCGAACGAACTGACGACGAAGACACTGACCGCGGGCAAGTCGGGATCGGCACCCTCATCGTGTTCATCGCGATGGTGCTGGTCGCCGCCATCGCCGCGGGCGTACTGATCAACACTGCCGGGTTCCTCCAGAGCAGTGCCGAAGAGAGCGGCGAACAGGCATCCAACCAGGTCACCAACCGACTCGTCGAAGTCAGCACCGTCGGGACTGTCGGCGATGTCAGCGGTGACGCTGCTGTCACCGAAATCGAGATCACGACGCGACTGGCTCCCGGCTCGAACGACGTCGACCTCGACGGCGCGACCATGCAGTGGGTCACCGCCGGCTCGAGCAACAACCTCGTCTCGAGTAATATTTACGAAAGTGGAGACAACGCCGACGGCGTCTTCAGCTACGAGACGCTCCGGGACGACGATACCTCGATCAGCGGCGACAACACTCTCAACGATCCCGTCGACCGTGCGATCATCACGGTCTCGATAAATGATCAGAATACGGAGGATATAAATTCCCCGCTCGAGCCCGGTGAGAGTGCAACGCTCACCATCAGCACCCAGTCCGGTGGCGAGACCACCCTGACGCTGGTCGTGCCCGACTCCCTCTCCGGAAAGTCCTCGGTCAGCCTGTAA
- a CDS encoding DUF7500 family protein — protein MTPGDDDSEDADGRVLAPEEIDISDDEHVAEIDDGRYVVSPDDPIDDVPNVQSDQSESTTTGRAGPDSRSEDRSEASSGGREQAGTDPITAASGNRTDDVDLSALGEREISRWLERDFEAAESRYGFHVTATFDGRVFQRRMMSNDVVTIFESLILWYAQHIDSDTPVEEILGILLTETNVPITYPPETLARVLKTTDLGPEDTIGDLLAEIDDGFEL, from the coding sequence ATGACGCCCGGGGACGACGATTCGGAGGATGCCGATGGTCGCGTACTCGCCCCTGAAGAGATCGACATCTCCGACGACGAGCACGTCGCAGAGATCGACGATGGGCGATACGTCGTCTCTCCGGACGACCCCATCGACGACGTTCCGAACGTCCAGTCTGACCAGTCCGAGTCGACGACCACAGGCCGGGCTGGCCCGGACTCTCGATCCGAAGATCGATCCGAAGCCTCGTCCGGGGGGAGAGAACAGGCCGGGACGGACCCGATCACCGCGGCGAGCGGGAATCGGACCGATGACGTCGACCTCTCGGCACTGGGCGAGCGGGAGATCTCGCGGTGGCTCGAGCGCGACTTCGAAGCGGCCGAGTCCCGGTACGGCTTCCACGTGACCGCAACGTTCGACGGACGGGTGTTCCAGCGGCGGATGATGTCCAACGACGTCGTGACGATTTTCGAGAGTCTCATCCTGTGGTACGCCCAGCACATCGACAGCGACACGCCGGTCGAGGAAATCCTGGGAATCCTCCTGACCGAGACGAACGTCCCCATCACCTACCCACCGGAGACGCTCGCGCGTGTTCTCAAGACCACTGATCTCGGACCCGAGGACACGATCGGTGACCTGCTGGCCGAAATCGACGACGGTTTCGAACTCTGA
- the cheY gene encoding chemotaxis protein CheY yields MPEVLIADDSEFMRNLLREILEEDHQIVGEVENGVEAVETYKEKRPDLVMMDIVMPIRDGIEATDEIKNSDPSANVIMCTSVGQEEKMKEAVKAGADGYITKPFQKPSVMEAIEDVVPS; encoded by the coding sequence ATGCCTGAAGTATTGATCGCTGACGATTCGGAGTTCATGCGAAACCTCCTGCGGGAGATCCTCGAGGAGGACCACCAGATCGTCGGTGAGGTCGAAAACGGAGTCGAAGCAGTCGAGACGTACAAGGAGAAACGACCGGACCTGGTGATGATGGACATCGTCATGCCGATCCGAGACGGGATCGAAGCGACGGACGAGATCAAGAATTCCGACCCGAGCGCCAACGTGATCATGTGCACGAGCGTCGGCCAGGAAGAGAAGATGAAAGAGGCGGTCAAGGCCGGTGCGGACGGGTACATCACCAAGCCCTTCCAGAAACCCAGCGTGATGGAAGCCATCGAGGACGTCGTTCCCTCATAG
- a CDS encoding chemotaxis protein CheC → MKVDIQSLETFNQLAHEGAEQATASMTQMTGIDAIVDVTKISLVNRADVGEELDAQEFVGVQFDYTGELAGETVLVFDRDCSETMIEALLGGAGSEEMARSGVKEIGNIMMSGFIDGWADYLGTTIDHSPPTYIEGVGPDVLPDAPEGDENDHIFVFKSQIEWPNESLEFYIYMLPEYEPLADVMSEHADTEDDAIPIDKLEVFNEMTMRGTETAAENVTMMTGIETEAEVSQISFAPITDVPKQVGNETYVGTVVEFTGIPSGFMMVLFDETSAKNVAEAMMPVEVEDDELTEQHKMAIEELGNIMTSGFVDGWANVLQTSVDHTPPRLVHDMGRAIIDPLAAQVGQHQEHAFIIDSTMQTEDIEFEAEIHALPNEQQLREALDELLVERADETDADPEEIFHK, encoded by the coding sequence ATGAAAGTCGACATCCAGTCGTTAGAGACGTTCAACCAGCTTGCCCACGAGGGCGCAGAGCAAGCGACGGCGTCGATGACCCAGATGACCGGCATCGACGCGATCGTGGACGTGACGAAGATCTCGCTGGTCAACCGAGCCGACGTGGGCGAGGAGCTCGACGCCCAGGAGTTCGTCGGCGTACAGTTCGACTACACGGGCGAACTCGCTGGCGAAACCGTCCTCGTGTTCGACCGCGACTGTAGCGAGACGATGATCGAAGCGTTGCTGGGCGGCGCCGGCAGCGAGGAGATGGCCCGCAGTGGCGTCAAAGAGATCGGCAACATCATGATGAGCGGGTTCATCGACGGCTGGGCCGACTACCTCGGGACGACGATCGATCACTCCCCGCCGACGTACATCGAAGGCGTCGGCCCGGACGTGCTGCCCGACGCGCCCGAAGGCGACGAGAACGACCACATTTTCGTCTTCAAGAGCCAGATCGAGTGGCCCAACGAGTCCCTGGAGTTTTACATCTACATGCTCCCGGAGTACGAGCCGCTCGCGGACGTGATGAGCGAGCACGCCGACACCGAGGACGACGCCATCCCGATCGACAAGCTCGAAGTGTTCAACGAGATGACGATGCGCGGGACCGAGACGGCCGCGGAGAACGTCACGATGATGACGGGTATCGAGACCGAGGCGGAGGTCTCTCAGATCAGCTTCGCGCCGATCACCGACGTCCCGAAACAGGTCGGCAACGAAACCTACGTCGGGACGGTCGTGGAGTTTACCGGCATCCCCAGCGGGTTCATGATGGTCCTGTTCGACGAGACCTCGGCCAAGAACGTCGCCGAGGCGATGATGCCGGTCGAGGTCGAGGACGACGAACTCACCGAGCAGCACAAGATGGCCATCGAAGAGTTGGGGAACATCATGACCTCGGGGTTCGTCGACGGCTGGGCGAACGTCCTCCAGACGAGCGTCGATCACACGCCGCCGCGACTGGTCCACGACATGGGGCGGGCGATCATCGACCCGCTGGCCGCCCAGGTCGGCCAACATCAGGAGCACGCGTTCATCATCGACTCGACGATGCAGACCGAGGACATCGAGTTCGAGGCCGAGATCCACGCGCTGCCCAACGAGCAACAACTCCGCGAGGCACTGGACGAACTGCTGGTGGAACGAGCGGACGAGACTGACGCCGATCCCGAAGAGATATTCCACAAATGA
- a CDS encoding chemotaxis protein CheD, with protein sequence MKVYGGESSAGASSKPERIKVGIAEYDVTKNGAVLTTSGLGSCIGVAIHDETAPVSGLVHVMLPSAEEMDDDNPAKFADTGVETLIDELEAAGGDRANMIAKIAGGSDMLDFSESGSGIGQRNVEQVKATLDTYDIPLVGEDVGGDHGRSLRFEGTSGDLIVKSANKDAQTL encoded by the coding sequence ATGAAGGTCTACGGAGGGGAATCGAGTGCCGGTGCCAGTAGCAAGCCCGAGCGGATCAAGGTCGGGATCGCCGAGTACGACGTAACGAAAAACGGGGCCGTGCTGACGACCAGCGGCCTCGGGTCGTGTATCGGCGTCGCGATCCACGACGAGACGGCCCCGGTCTCGGGGCTGGTCCACGTCATGCTCCCCTCGGCCGAGGAGATGGACGACGACAACCCCGCGAAGTTCGCCGACACTGGGGTCGAGACGCTGATCGACGAGCTCGAAGCCGCCGGTGGCGACCGCGCGAACATGATCGCGAAGATCGCTGGCGGCAGCGACATGCTCGACTTCTCCGAGAGCGGCTCTGGTATCGGCCAGCGCAACGTCGAACAGGTCAAAGCCACGCTCGACACGTACGACATCCCCCTCGTCGGGGAGGACGTCGGTGGCGATCACGGCCGCTCGCTCCGGTTCGAAGGAACCAGCGGCGATCTGATCGTCAAGAGCGCCAACAAGGACGCCCAGACTCTGTGA
- a CDS encoding FlaD/FlaE family flagellar protein: MSDFAAVVTLLSLVSVATPLSDAAPWLARPLVALPVDPAVLTLFSAGVVGMSIKNVFDSILSDDESDDAEGGEQMGDGSGLMGEEGDDDLGGLGGFDEGGDDEFGDFGDDEFGDMDGGGGGADTDELQHRLDELENEVGSLSSTVNTVRNENEQISETVDDVEENVRKLLDIYEMVTRGVNPFADDIDGGGLGGGGEDSFGLFDGDDEEEEEEELDEDIANADAEGFFDDDLVEDEGDDFGGSVEDVMGGGGGDSGPSAEDAFEEEFNDDFEMGDGDDVAMDDGFGDDMAMDDDFDDGASMDDSGSDDGGDGGGGKSFQELKDEYESGDAEWAEGEEPAEGGDAGAFDDEADLDGVDGGFGDDLVEDDSDDAGDEDLADDDLFDTVIEEEPDDEETAEAAQTTEPEPEPEPTTEAEPATEPEPTTDTDPETAPGSAAESEPTGETAPEPTTETTASQTGSADTATNGGEGKPYLGTLPEGFGMELIVVEWLEYLVEEVGIRSTAEAIDYYERIDWISESVADDLQNYLRGFETEGASGELTIDHHTQSLQFIGQLNGGAPETSVMGHLFSGGGSDGLQR, from the coding sequence ATGAGCGACTTCGCCGCTGTCGTCACACTGTTGAGTCTGGTCAGTGTGGCGACGCCGCTGAGCGACGCTGCGCCCTGGCTGGCTCGTCCGCTGGTGGCGCTGCCGGTAGATCCGGCCGTCCTGACGCTGTTCTCGGCGGGTGTGGTCGGGATGAGCATCAAGAACGTCTTCGACTCGATCCTCTCGGACGACGAGAGCGACGACGCCGAGGGCGGCGAGCAGATGGGTGACGGCTCGGGCCTGATGGGCGAAGAGGGCGACGACGACCTCGGCGGGCTCGGTGGCTTCGACGAGGGCGGCGACGACGAGTTCGGTGACTTCGGCGACGACGAGTTCGGCGACATGGACGGCGGCGGTGGTGGCGCCGACACCGACGAACTCCAGCACCGCCTGGACGAACTGGAAAACGAGGTCGGCAGCCTCTCCTCGACGGTCAACACCGTTCGCAACGAGAACGAGCAGATCAGCGAAACCGTCGACGACGTCGAGGAGAACGTCCGGAAACTGCTCGACATCTACGAGATGGTGACCCGCGGGGTCAACCCCTTCGCCGACGATATCGACGGGGGCGGCCTCGGCGGTGGTGGTGAGGACTCCTTCGGCCTGTTCGACGGTGACGACGAAGAGGAAGAGGAAGAGGAACTCGACGAGGACATCGCCAACGCCGACGCCGAAGGGTTCTTCGACGACGACCTGGTCGAGGACGAAGGCGACGACTTCGGCGGGTCGGTCGAGGACGTGATGGGCGGCGGTGGCGGCGACAGTGGCCCGAGCGCCGAGGACGCCTTCGAGGAGGAATTCAACGACGACTTCGAGATGGGAGACGGTGACGACGTGGCGATGGACGACGGCTTCGGTGACGACATGGCAATGGACGATGACTTCGACGACGGCGCATCGATGGACGACAGCGGCAGCGACGACGGTGGCGACGGTGGTGGCGGCAAGTCTTTCCAGGAACTCAAAGACGAATACGAGTCCGGCGACGCGGAGTGGGCCGAGGGCGAGGAACCAGCCGAGGGGGGGGACGCCGGGGCGTTCGACGACGAGGCCGACCTCGACGGCGTCGACGGTGGGTTCGGCGACGACCTCGTCGAGGACGACAGCGACGACGCGGGCGACGAGGACCTCGCCGACGACGACCTGTTCGACACCGTCATCGAAGAGGAACCCGACGACGAAGAGACCGCCGAGGCCGCACAGACGACCGAACCGGAGCCGGAGCCCGAACCGACCACGGAGGCGGAGCCAGCGACCGAACCAGAGCCGACCACGGACACCGATCCCGAGACGGCGCCCGGATCGGCCGCGGAGTCGGAGCCGACTGGCGAGACAGCGCCCGAACCGACGACGGAGACGACCGCCAGCCAGACGGGGTCGGCCGACACAGCGACGAACGGCGGCGAGGGCAAGCCATACCTCGGGACGTTGCCCGAGGGCTTCGGCATGGAGCTGATCGTCGTCGAGTGGCTGGAGTACCTCGTCGAGGAAGTCGGGATTCGCTCGACGGCCGAGGCGATCGACTACTACGAGCGGATCGACTGGATCAGCGAGTCCGTCGCCGACGACCTCCAGAACTACTTGCGTGGGTTCGAAACCGAGGGGGCGAGCGGGGAGTTGACCATCGATCATCACACCCAATCGTTGCAGTTCATCGGCCAGCTCAACGGTGGCGCCCCCGAGACGTCGGTGATGGGGCACCTGTTCTCCGGAGGTGGGTCCGATGGGCTTCAGCGTTAG
- a CDS encoding flagellar protein G: protein MASVSASHLILFIASILVAASVSGVLTSTVGDLSNAIDDTGLQVSDDVRTDIEIISDSGSDAVYNDTEGNITLYVKNTGSLQLAADSNTMDVLVNGQYETDVTVTLLEDSVTWDSGDVVRLDISRSLATNEDHRIQLTVNGDEEVFQFNT from the coding sequence ATGGCTAGCGTCTCCGCGTCGCATCTGATCCTGTTCATCGCCTCGATCCTTGTCGCTGCCTCCGTCTCAGGGGTGTTGACGAGCACGGTCGGGGACCTCTCGAACGCCATCGACGACACGGGCTTGCAGGTCAGTGACGACGTCCGGACCGATATCGAGATCATCAGCGACAGTGGTTCCGATGCCGTCTACAACGACACCGAGGGTAACATCACGCTCTACGTCAAGAACACGGGATCCTTGCAGTTGGCCGCCGATAGTAACACGATGGACGTGCTGGTCAACGGCCAGTACGAGACGGACGTGACTGTCACGCTGCTCGAGGATTCCGTCACGTGGGATTCGGGCGACGTCGTCCGCCTCGACATCAGCAGGAGTCTGGCGACCAACGAGGACCACCGGATCCAGCTGACGGTCAACGGTGACGAGGAGGTGTTCCAGTTCAACACATGA
- a CDS encoding ATPase domain-containing protein — MSVATNDLFSLGMDERDRLNKELGGGIPPGSIVLVEGDYGAGKSAMSQRFSYGLCETGHRVTMLSTELTVGSFLDQMHSLDYGMVEHMLDENILFLHADIGDSNNFSSESSDDDRKDLLRRLMEANVMWDADVILIDTFDAILRNDPKFEALVRKNEERQAALEIISFFREIIAQGKVIVLTVDPSTLDEDAIGPFRSIADVFLELEMIEVGNDVRRQISVKRFAGMGEQVGDTIGFSVRSGTGIVIESRSVA; from the coding sequence ATGAGTGTCGCAACGAACGATCTCTTCTCGCTCGGCATGGACGAACGGGACCGACTGAACAAGGAACTCGGCGGGGGCATCCCGCCCGGGAGCATCGTCCTCGTCGAGGGCGACTACGGGGCCGGGAAGTCCGCCATGAGCCAGCGCTTCTCCTACGGACTCTGTGAGACTGGCCACCGCGTGACGATGCTCTCGACCGAACTCACGGTCGGGAGCTTCCTCGACCAGATGCACAGCCTCGATTACGGGATGGTCGAGCACATGCTCGACGAGAACATCCTCTTTCTACACGCCGACATCGGCGACTCGAACAACTTCTCCAGCGAGAGCAGCGACGACGACCGCAAGGACCTGCTGCGCCGCCTGATGGAGGCCAACGTCATGTGGGACGCCGACGTGATTCTCATCGACACCTTCGACGCCATCCTGCGGAACGACCCCAAGTTCGAAGCCCTCGTGCGAAAGAACGAGGAACGGCAGGCCGCCCTGGAGATCATCTCCTTTTTCCGTGAGATCATCGCCCAGGGGAAAGTCATCGTCCTGACCGTCGACCCCTCGACGCTGGACGAGGACGCCATCGGGCCGTTCCGGTCGATCGCCGACGTTTTCCTCGAACTGGAGATGATCGAGGTCGGCAACGACGTCCGTCGTCAGATCTCGGTCAAGCGGTTCGCCGGCATGGGCGAGCAGGTCGGGGACACCATCGGATTCTCCGTCCGTTCTGGGACCGGGATCGTCATCGAATCACGGAGTGTGGCCTAA